From a region of the Daphnia pulicaria isolate SC F1-1A chromosome 1, SC_F0-13Bv2, whole genome shotgun sequence genome:
- the LOC124349445 gene encoding endocuticle structural glycoprotein SgAbd-3-like isoform X1, with translation MKLFIVAALLAVAVAVPSGYPSNYKDSSYMTSPSNASSGYNKDSRYGGITITSQHDVRNLDGSSKWGYSGSDYTTREESQVQKKMQGVAYDSYGKATYDDVYGNTNAGSSYWVSPEGEKFTLTWTADENGFQPKGDHLLVAPVHVYELPVAPVHEYELPVAPALPYRRTGAGSYNTYNTY, from the exons ATGAAGCTG tttaTCGTCGCTGCTCTCCTGGCCGTTGCTGTCGCCGTTCCTTCCGGCTATCCGTCGAACTACAAAGACTCCAGTTACATGACGTCTCCCAGCAACGCTTCCTCCGGCTACAACAAGGACAGCAGATATGGCGGAATCACCATCACCAGCCAACACGACGTCCGCAATCTCGACGGAAGCAGCAAATGGGG CTACTCTGGATCCGACTACACGACCCGTGAGGAATCGCAGGTGCAGAAGAAGATGCAAGGCGTCGCCTACGATTCTTATGGCAAAGCCACTTACGACGACGTTTATGGCAACACCAACGCTGGATCCTCTTACTGGGTCTCCCCCGAAGGCGAGAAATTCACTCTGACCTGGACCGCCGATGAAAACGGATTCCAGCCAAAGGGCGACCACTTGCTCGTCGCTCCCGTCCACGTCTACGAGCTCCCAGTTGCTCCCGTTCACGAATACGAACTCCCAGTTGCCCCTGCCCTCCCTTACCGTCGCACCGGTGCAGGCAGCTACAATACCTACAATACTTATTAA
- the LOC124347052 gene encoding uncharacterized protein LOC124347052 isoform X1 has protein sequence MAKSSLQVKTLVFFSAFLLSVTTSQHPNHLLSTKGDTNLRLDYETLKTEFDDLRDEVLQLKTKLHQQDFIASQGSLLSQIIKKEMQEMLPVLKSGSKGVMPRSCHEVRMADPSLPTDVYWIDPDGQDVGDDPIQVNCDMSTGMTIIGHDAEAAINVSHCTEPGCYTRPIVYEASLRQIAALAQISVDCRQSIKYECYSAPLQYDGIQYSWWNDRYGVEQYFWHGNDNSTHTCLCGIGKTCVDPSKNCNCDANVPVNLVDEGEITAKGSLPITRLNFGRTTPAASSGIHTLGKLKCKGQKLVEGMPTSCVELWQIGHVLSGLYLIKGVSQVETVYCDFSKMSTDAGYETWIGYADVKSSPVYFYVQKNANYATANTAIPFELTRTNVGNAMNPSTGVFTTPRPGKYFFTFSGINLGTSVDIELHLNGVQIGSGFSSEVYNTFSHQATLQLSKGDQIRLQLMSGTLFDDNRHFTSFVGLLVEEDVFE, from the exons ATGGCCAAGTCATCCCTGCAGGTCAAGACACTCGTCTTCTTCAGCGCTTTCCTATTGAGCGTGACAACAAGCCAACATCCAAATCACTTGCTGTCTACGAAAGGCGACACCAATCTCCGTTTAGACTAC gaaactttaaaaactgAATTCGATGACCTCAGAGATGAAGTCCTGCAGCTAAAAACCAAGCTCCACCAACAAGATTTCATAGCATCACAAGGATCGCTCCTCTCCCAGATTATTAAAAAGGAAATGCAGGAAATGTTACCGGTATTAAAGTCGGGCTCGAAAGGTGTAATGCCAAGATCTTGTCACGAGGTCCGTATGGCCGACCCTTCATTGCCCACTGACGTTTACTGGATCGATCCCGACGGACAAGATGTTGGAGACGATCCCATCCAGGTGAACTGCGACATGTCCACAG GAATGACAATAATTGGACACGACGCAGAAGCAGCGATTAACGTTAGCCATTGCACGGAACCCGGATGCTATACCAGACCAATCGTGTACGAAGCATCACTCAGACAAATTGCAGCTCTGGCACAAATTTCTGTAGATTGCCGGCAGTCAATTAAG TACGAGTGTTACTCGGCCCCACTCCAGTACGATGGAATCCAATATTCCTGGTGGAACGACCGCTACGGTGTAGAGCAATATTTCTGGCACGGTAACGATAATTCCACTCACACGTGCCTGTGCGGAATCGGCAAAACCTGTGTCGATCCTAGTAAAAACTGCAACTGTGACGCCAACGTACCCGTCAATCTAGTCGACGAAG GTGAAATAACTGCAAAGGGAAGTTTGCCCATCACACGTTTGAATTTCGGACGAACGACCCCTGCAGCGTCAAGCGGTATACACACATTGGGAAAATTGAAATGCAAAGGCCAAAAGTTGGTCGAAGGAATGCCAACGTCTTGCGTCGAACTGTGGCAGATCGGACATGTCCTCAGCGGTTTATACTTGATCAAGGGCGTGTCCCAAGTGGAAACGGTTTATTGCGACTTTAGCAAAATGTCAACGGACGCAG GATACGAAACTTGGATTGGCTACGCTGATGTCAAATCATCTCCTGTTTATTTCTATGTACAGAAAAACGCGAATTACGCTACTGCCAACACCGCCATTCCATTCGAGTTGACCAGAACTAATGTGGGAAATGCCATGAACCCTTCAACAGGAGTTTTTACCACACCAAGAccgggaaaatattttttcactttttcaggAATCAATCTTGGAACTTCTGTAGATATTGAACTTCATTTAAATGGTGTTCAGATAGGAAGTGGATTCAGTAGTGAGGTCTATAATACCTTTTCACACCAGGCTACTTTGCAACTATCCAAAGGGGACCAGATTAGGTTGCAATTGATGAGTGGAACACTATTCGATGACAATAGACATTTTACTAGCTTTGTAGGTTTGTTAGTAGAGGAAGATGTCTTCGAATAA